A genomic window from Flintibacter sp. KGMB00164 includes:
- the hslO gene encoding Hsp33 family molecular chaperone HslO produces the protein MRDELVRAITADGLVKAVAITGRDLVERARQIHTLLPVATAALGRSLLGASMLGDMLKEDGASLTLQIKGGGPLGTVLAVSDNQGNVRGYVQNPHVELMEIEPGKLDVGRAVGTAGTLTVIKDLNMKEPYVGTIGLFSGEIADDLAMYFVESEQIPTACALGVLVGTDQSVTSAGGYLIQLLPGAGEDIISKIEAGVRRVGSVSRALEGGLDARGLLEAVLSDFELEILETHPVEYRCYCNRDRVIRALISMGREELESLIQEQGQAELTCQFCDRVYPFTKEELEALLAKM, from the coding sequence ATGCGCGACGAATTGGTAAGAGCCATTACCGCTGACGGCCTGGTCAAGGCCGTGGCGATCACCGGCCGGGACCTGGTAGAGCGGGCCCGACAAATCCACACCCTCCTTCCCGTTGCCACAGCCGCCCTGGGCCGCTCTCTGCTGGGAGCCTCCATGCTGGGCGACATGCTGAAAGAGGATGGTGCCTCCCTCACCCTGCAGATCAAGGGCGGCGGCCCTCTGGGCACCGTGCTTGCTGTATCGGACAACCAGGGCAACGTGCGGGGCTATGTTCAGAATCCCCACGTGGAGCTCATGGAGATCGAGCCGGGTAAGCTGGATGTCGGCCGGGCCGTGGGTACGGCGGGCACCCTCACCGTGATCAAAGACCTGAACATGAAAGAGCCCTACGTGGGCACCATCGGCCTGTTCTCCGGCGAAATCGCCGACGACCTGGCCATGTACTTTGTAGAGAGCGAGCAGATCCCCACCGCCTGCGCCCTGGGCGTGCTGGTGGGCACCGACCAGTCGGTGACCAGCGCGGGTGGCTATCTCATCCAGCTGCTGCCCGGTGCCGGAGAAGACATCATCTCCAAGATCGAGGCCGGCGTGCGCCGGGTTGGGTCTGTGAGCCGCGCCCTGGAGGGCGGTCTGGACGCCCGTGGCCTTCTGGAGGCGGTATTGTCCGACTTTGAGCTGGAGATCCTGGAGACCCATCCGGTGGAGTACCGCTGCTACTGCAATCGGGACCGGGTGATCCGAGCGCTCATCAGCATGGGCCGGGAGGAGCTGGAGTCTCTGATCCAGGAACAGGGACAGGCGGAACTCACCTGCCAGTTCTGCGACCGGGTTTACCCCTTCACCAAAGAGGAGCTGGAGGCCCTGTTGGCCAAGATGTAA
- the brnQ gene encoding branched-chain amino acid transport system II carrier protein: MQQLSRKQQLLVGFTLFSMFFGAGNLIFPPQLGAQAGVQTWPAMAGLAISAIGLPILGVIAVVRAGSLNALASRVHPLFASIFTILIYLSIGPCLAIPRTASTSFEMAVPPFLPAGTSTTWFQLGYSLIFFAAAFIVALHPERLTSRLGKILCPMLLVLVTVIFVGCLIHPVGEYGPALAPYDHMAPVQGFLTGYQTMDAIAGLNFGIVIVLNIRALGVTQERPVLRTTIRAGVIAAILFAVVYSMLAHIGALSSTAFPGTTNGAVTLTNVVGAIFGPVGSVLLAAVFIIACFNTCVGLISSCASYFNTLVPKLSIPAWAAFFAVVSMIIANAGLDQILAISVPILNILYPPAIVLIFLAFLPGRVQKLWAIYPVGIAFTTVASILYTLQDLKIPLFGLDALLKSIPLADVKLGWVLPAVVGILLGAVLSALRPRTAE, translated from the coding sequence ATGCAGCAGCTCAGCCGAAAACAACAACTGTTGGTTGGCTTTACCCTGTTCTCCATGTTCTTTGGAGCAGGCAATCTGATCTTCCCGCCTCAGCTGGGGGCCCAGGCTGGGGTACAGACCTGGCCTGCCATGGCCGGTCTGGCCATCAGCGCCATCGGCCTGCCCATTCTGGGCGTGATCGCCGTTGTCCGGGCGGGCAGTTTGAACGCCTTGGCCAGCCGGGTCCATCCCTTGTTTGCCTCCATCTTCACGATCTTGATCTATCTATCCATTGGCCCCTGTCTGGCCATCCCCCGTACCGCCAGCACTTCTTTTGAGATGGCGGTACCTCCCTTCCTCCCTGCCGGCACCTCCACCACATGGTTCCAGTTGGGATACTCCCTGATCTTCTTTGCCGCCGCCTTTATCGTTGCCCTTCATCCGGAGCGGCTCACCAGCCGCTTGGGAAAAATCCTGTGTCCCATGCTCCTGGTGCTGGTGACGGTGATCTTTGTGGGCTGCCTCATTCACCCTGTGGGCGAATACGGCCCTGCTTTAGCTCCCTATGACCATATGGCTCCCGTCCAGGGCTTTCTGACCGGCTATCAGACCATGGACGCCATTGCGGGTCTGAATTTCGGCATTGTCATCGTCCTCAATATCAGGGCTCTAGGCGTCACTCAGGAGCGTCCCGTCCTGCGGACCACCATCCGTGCCGGCGTGATCGCTGCGATTCTCTTCGCGGTGGTCTACTCTATGCTGGCCCATATCGGTGCTCTGTCCAGCACCGCTTTCCCCGGCACCACCAACGGTGCAGTCACCCTGACCAACGTGGTGGGGGCTATCTTTGGTCCTGTCGGTTCGGTACTGCTGGCTGCTGTGTTCATCATCGCCTGCTTTAACACCTGTGTCGGGCTGATCAGCTCCTGCGCCTCCTACTTCAACACCCTGGTTCCCAAGCTCTCTATTCCCGCCTGGGCGGCCTTTTTCGCCGTGGTCAGCATGATCATCGCAAACGCCGGTCTGGACCAGATTCTGGCCATCTCCGTGCCCATTCTCAATATTCTCTATCCCCCGGCTATCGTGCTGATCTTCTTGGCCTTCCTGCCCGGCCGTGTCCAGAAGCTGTGGGCCATCTATCCTGTGGGCATTGCCTTTACCACCGTAGCTAGTATCCTGTATACCTTACAGGATCTGAAGATTCCTCTGTTTGGCCTGGATGCCCTTTTAAAGAGCATTCCTCTGGCTGATGTGAAGCTTGGCTGGGTCCTACCTGCCGTGGTGGGCATCCTTCTGGGTGCGGTTCTCTCTGCTCTGCGTCCCCGTACAGCAGAATAA
- a CDS encoding YerC/YecD family TrpR-related protein, giving the protein MSKFYDKPSSDLLYQAMLELHSVEECREFLQDLCTVSELKAMEQRMEVAMLLDDGLIYSEILERTGASSATISRVNRCLHYGANGYRTILPRLKERQK; this is encoded by the coding sequence ATGTCCAAGTTTTATGATAAACCCTCCAGCGACCTGCTGTACCAGGCCATGCTGGAGCTCCACAGTGTGGAGGAGTGCCGTGAATTTTTGCAGGACCTGTGCACCGTATCAGAATTGAAGGCCATGGAACAGCGCATGGAAGTGGCCATGCTGCTGGATGACGGCCTTATCTACAGCGAAATTCTGGAACGCACCGGTGCCTCCAGCGCCACCATCAGCCGGGTAAACCGGTGTCTTCACTACGGGGCTAACGGTTATCGGACCATCCTGCCCCGGCTGAAGGAGCGGCAGAAATGA
- a CDS encoding ABC transporter permease, with product MGLVFLFLYAPILLLIIFSFNAGNSSAVWKGFSLKWYVELFQDRLIMQSVYTTLLVSVLATLIATVAGTFAAIGFYNMKRRWRNPLLTINNIPMMNADIVTGVSLCLLFVAAFGAWNGFVTWMEETYRLTAPRLYQGFATLLIAHITFNIPYVILSVSPKLRQMDKNLIDAAQDLGCTWMQAFWKVALPEIKPGIVSGMLIAFTMSIDDFVISYFTAGATTSTLAMAIYSMTKKRVSPEINAISTLLFGAVLLLLVIVNVLEARQEKQQAKKLS from the coding sequence ATGGGACTGGTGTTTCTGTTTCTGTACGCCCCTATCCTGCTGCTGATCATCTTCTCCTTTAATGCGGGCAACAGCAGCGCGGTATGGAAGGGCTTCTCCCTGAAATGGTACGTGGAGCTCTTCCAGGATCGGCTGATCATGCAGAGCGTCTACACCACCCTGCTGGTTTCTGTGCTGGCCACTCTCATTGCTACTGTGGCAGGCACCTTCGCTGCCATCGGCTTTTACAATATGAAGCGCCGCTGGCGCAATCCTCTGCTCACCATCAACAACATCCCCATGATGAATGCGGATATTGTCACCGGTGTGAGCCTGTGTCTGCTCTTTGTGGCAGCCTTTGGGGCCTGGAACGGCTTTGTGACCTGGATGGAGGAGACCTACCGGCTCACCGCTCCCCGGCTCTACCAGGGCTTTGCTACCCTGCTTATCGCCCACATCACCTTCAACATCCCCTATGTGATCCTGTCGGTCAGTCCCAAGCTGCGCCAGATGGACAAGAATCTCATCGACGCGGCGCAGGACCTGGGCTGCACCTGGATGCAGGCGTTCTGGAAGGTGGCTCTGCCTGAGATCAAGCCGGGTATCGTCTCCGGTATGCTCATCGCCTTTACCATGAGCATCGACGACTTTGTCATCTCCTACTTTACCGCCGGTGCTACCACTTCCACCCTGGCCATGGCTATTTACAGCATGACCAAAAAGCGGGTCAGCCCGGAGATCAACGCCATCTCCACCCTGCTGTTCGGCGCGGTACTTCTGCTGCTGGTCATTGTCAACGTGCTGGAGGCCCGGCAGGAAAAACAGCAGGCCAAAAAACTTTCCTGA
- a CDS encoding DUF177 domain-containing protein, which translates to MRLDLRDVILVPDAEKSFQCQVDLSDLEFYGRKPIVRPVLAQGSVVNHAGALVLNGTARSELDLVCDRCGKEFSREKVVALDMLLADELEQEDSEDEIFLLDGNELDLDELVTTAFVLAMDTKNLCSEDCKGLCAKCGADLNLGPCGCRPEVDPRLAALAQLLDKES; encoded by the coding sequence ATGCGGCTGGATTTAAGAGATGTGATTCTGGTTCCGGACGCGGAAAAATCCTTCCAATGCCAGGTGGATTTGTCCGACCTGGAGTTTTATGGGCGTAAGCCCATCGTGCGGCCTGTTTTGGCCCAGGGGAGCGTGGTCAACCACGCGGGCGCTCTGGTCCTGAACGGAACGGCCCGCTCGGAGCTGGATTTGGTTTGTGACCGTTGTGGGAAGGAATTTTCCCGGGAGAAGGTAGTCGCGCTGGACATGCTTCTGGCTGATGAGCTGGAGCAGGAGGACAGTGAAGATGAGATTTTTCTTCTGGACGGCAATGAACTGGATCTGGACGAGCTGGTCACCACGGCCTTTGTCCTTGCGATGGATACAAAGAACCTTTGCTCAGAAGACTGCAAAGGGCTGTGCGCCAAGTGTGGAGCCGATCTGAACCTCGGCCCCTGCGGGTGCAGACCTGAAGTGGATCCACGATTGGCGGCGCTTGCGCAGCTGTTGGATAAAGAAAGCTGA
- a CDS encoding class I SAM-dependent methyltransferase, whose protein sequence is MNSYDFLAGCYDEFTTDVGYSAWADYIEAHFRRRGLPGKTVLDLACGTGSLTRELAQRGYEMIGVDLSPEMLAEAAEKNQDVDGIPPIFLCQSMDKLDLYGTIDACVCCLDSVNYVTDPKKLQKAFERVYLFLMPGGVFLFDINTPEKLRGLDGQVFLDETEDAYCVWRAEYSQRSRICSYFMDIFRLDEESGLWERGEELHRERSYEPQELVEYLTQAGFQDIRQYGNLKMRSPKPGEDRIFFTARKNPKLTTQI, encoded by the coding sequence ATGAACAGCTATGATTTCCTGGCGGGCTGCTATGACGAGTTTACCACCGATGTAGGCTACTCCGCCTGGGCTGACTATATTGAGGCCCATTTCCGCCGCCGGGGACTGCCGGGCAAAACGGTACTGGATCTGGCCTGCGGCACCGGTTCTCTCACGCGGGAGCTGGCCCAGCGGGGCTATGAGATGATCGGTGTGGACCTGTCCCCGGAGATGCTGGCCGAGGCCGCAGAGAAAAACCAGGATGTGGACGGCATTCCCCCCATTTTTCTGTGTCAGTCCATGGACAAACTGGACCTGTACGGCACTATCGACGCCTGCGTGTGCTGTCTCGACAGTGTTAACTATGTCACCGACCCCAAAAAGCTGCAAAAGGCTTTTGAACGGGTTTATCTGTTCCTGATGCCTGGCGGGGTGTTTTTGTTTGATATCAACACCCCGGAGAAGCTCCGTGGCCTGGACGGTCAGGTTTTCCTGGACGAGACCGAGGACGCCTACTGCGTGTGGCGTGCCGAGTACTCCCAGCGCAGCCGCATCTGCTCCTACTTTATGGACATTTTCCGTCTGGATGAGGAGAGCGGCCTGTGGGAGCGTGGCGAAGAGCTGCACCGGGAGCGGTCCTATGAGCCCCAGGAACTGGTGGAATATCTCACTCAGGCGGGCTTTCAGGACATCCGTCAGTACGGCAACCTGAAAATGCGCTCCCCCAAACCGGGAGAGGACCGCATCTTCTTTACCGCCCGAAAAAATCCCAAGCTGACCACACAAATTTAA
- a CDS encoding LacI family DNA-binding transcriptional regulator, which yields MRRGSAPTMKDVAREAGVALGTVSKVFNNGSVGEDYRQRVLEAAERLGYQVNSYARGLKTNRTYAVAVVLPNIINPFFSVLAQNLCQALTKRGYRMFLSITDFDPAAEQRYIHMAQQNQVDGIIGLTYNPDLQVADKVPFVSFDRYVSPDVPCVASDNFGGGQLAAKKLVDLGCGRLLFLRIGSTVAGESDKRRDGFESFCRSTGVEYDTLYLRDSDGLTPFREFLQSHIHQGCLDYDGIFCCTDVLTMEIQKMLLEMGIRAPEDVQLIGFDGTAIHMGRAPECSTIVQPIPLLAETCVDILLKEDKNDLPSLICLPVSYAPGGTTRDRA from the coding sequence ATGAGACGGGGTTCCGCTCCGACAATGAAAGATGTGGCCCGTGAGGCAGGCGTGGCACTTGGCACGGTATCCAAGGTATTCAATAACGGCTCGGTAGGAGAAGACTACCGCCAGCGTGTACTGGAGGCAGCTGAGCGGCTTGGCTATCAGGTAAACAGCTATGCCCGGGGGTTAAAAACCAACCGGACCTATGCCGTGGCTGTGGTGCTGCCTAATATTATCAATCCCTTCTTCTCTGTCCTTGCTCAAAACCTCTGCCAGGCTTTGACCAAGCGTGGCTATCGGATGTTCCTGTCCATCACCGATTTTGATCCGGCGGCGGAACAGCGCTATATCCACATGGCCCAGCAAAATCAGGTGGACGGCATCATCGGCCTGACATATAACCCGGACCTGCAGGTGGCAGACAAGGTCCCCTTTGTCAGCTTTGACCGCTATGTAAGCCCCGATGTGCCCTGTGTGGCCTCGGACAACTTTGGCGGCGGACAACTGGCCGCCAAAAAGCTGGTGGATCTGGGCTGCGGGCGGCTGCTGTTCCTGCGCATCGGCTCCACCGTAGCCGGCGAGTCGGACAAACGCCGGGATGGTTTTGAGTCTTTTTGCCGGAGTACGGGAGTGGAATACGACACACTCTACCTGCGGGACAGCGACGGCCTCACCCCCTTCCGGGAGTTTCTTCAATCCCATATTCATCAGGGCTGTCTGGATTACGACGGCATTTTCTGCTGCACAGATGTGTTGACGATGGAAATTCAAAAAATGCTTTTAGAAATGGGAATTCGCGCCCCGGAAGACGTGCAGCTCATTGGCTTTGACGGTACAGCCATCCACATGGGACGCGCTCCGGAGTGTTCCACGATTGTTCAGCCCATTCCCTTACTGGCTGAGACCTGTGTGGATATTCTTTTGAAAGAGGACAAAAACGACCTGCCCAGCCTGATCTGCCTTCCGGTGAGCTACGCCCCCGGCGGCACCACCCGGGACAGAGCATGA
- the rpmF gene encoding 50S ribosomal protein L32, whose protein sequence is MAVPKRKVSKARRDKRRSSHWKLETPGIVTCPKCGAYRLPHRMCKNCLTYNGRSFGKVEAQ, encoded by the coding sequence ATGGCGGTTCCTAAGAGAAAAGTGTCCAAGGCCCGGCGCGATAAGCGGCGCAGCTCCCACTGGAAGCTGGAGACTCCCGGTATCGTGACCTGCCCCAAGTGCGGTGCCTATCGGCTGCCTCACCGGATGTGCAAAAATTGCCTGACCTACAATGGCCGTTCTTTCGGCAAGGTGGAGGCTCAGTAA
- a CDS encoding ABC transporter ATP-binding protein, producing MSKELIRLSNCTMAFDGDVVLDNINLYINDQEFLTLLGPSGCGKTTTLRIIGGFQTPTQGDVFFDGVRINDVPPHKRAINTVFQRYALFPHLNVFENIAFGLRIPKVDPETKRKVKLPEQEIHDRVMEMLHVVNLNGFEKRSVSSLSGGQQQRVAIARALVNRPKVLLLDEPLGALDLRLRKDMQNELKRIQQAMGITFIYVTHDQEEALSMSDTVVVMDAGKIQQIGTPEDIYNEPKNAFVADFIGESNIIDGIMRADGVVEIFNRRFQCLDKGFEKDEPVDVVIRPEDVDIVDEAAGQLKGTVTNVTFKGMHYDIIVDFYGFKWLIQTTDFCPEGSHIGIKIDPDGFHVMKKSHYSGMFGDYSSYSEEYDEIGDATYDPDQEEDPREDPDEEE from the coding sequence ATGTCTAAGGAGTTGATCCGCCTGTCAAACTGCACCATGGCCTTTGACGGCGACGTGGTCCTTGACAACATCAACCTTTATATCAACGATCAGGAATTCCTCACGCTGCTGGGTCCCAGTGGGTGCGGCAAGACAACCACGCTTCGTATCATCGGTGGTTTTCAGACGCCTACCCAGGGGGACGTATTTTTTGACGGCGTGAGGATTAATGATGTTCCGCCTCATAAACGGGCGATCAATACGGTTTTCCAGCGCTACGCCCTGTTCCCCCATTTAAATGTATTTGAAAATATCGCCTTTGGTCTGCGCATCCCCAAGGTGGACCCGGAGACCAAGCGCAAGGTCAAACTGCCTGAGCAGGAGATCCATGACCGGGTCATGGAGATGCTCCACGTGGTCAACCTCAACGGATTTGAGAAGCGCTCTGTATCCTCTCTGTCCGGCGGACAGCAGCAGCGTGTGGCCATCGCCCGCGCTCTGGTCAACCGGCCCAAGGTCCTGCTGCTGGACGAGCCTCTGGGGGCCCTGGACCTGCGCCTGCGTAAGGACATGCAGAATGAGCTCAAGCGCATCCAGCAGGCCATGGGCATCACCTTTATCTATGTCACCCACGATCAGGAAGAGGCCCTGTCCATGTCGGACACCGTGGTGGTCATGGACGCGGGTAAGATCCAGCAGATCGGCACTCCCGAGGATATTTACAACGAGCCGAAGAACGCCTTCGTGGCCGACTTCATCGGCGAGTCCAACATCATTGACGGTATCATGCGCGCCGACGGCGTGGTGGAGATCTTCAACCGCCGCTTCCAGTGCCTGGACAAGGGCTTTGAGAAGGACGAGCCGGTGGACGTGGTCATCCGTCCCGAGGATGTGGACATTGTAGACGAGGCGGCGGGCCAGCTCAAGGGCACCGTCACCAACGTTACCTTCAAGGGAATGCACTACGATATCATCGTAGACTTCTATGGCTTTAAGTGGCTCATTCAGACCACCGACTTCTGCCCCGAGGGCTCCCACATCGGCATCAAGATCGATCCCGACGGCTTCCACGTGATGAAGAAGAGCCACTATTCCGGCATGTTTGGCGACTACTCCTCTTACAGTGAGGAGTATGACGAGATCGGCGACGCCACCTACGATCCGGACCAGGAGGAAGACCCTCGGGAGGACCCGGATGAAGAAGAATAA
- a CDS encoding ABC transporter permease: MKKNKLALFSIPYVIWMALFVVAPIIMVVIYAFTAAPPDGGFTLANFSRMGDYAVVFARSFQLAIIATLICVLIGYPVAYFMAKEGPGFQRTAMMIIMLPMWMNFLLRTYSWLAILEKNGFLNQFFSAIGLFNLINNIFGTDITYFKMIGTSGAVVLGMVYNYLPFMILPIYSVIIKLDHSLLEAARDLGASSTVVFRRVIFPLSLPGILSGVTMVFVPSVSTFAISRLMGGGTQMMLGDLIELQFLGGAYNPYLGSAIALVMMVIVIICMYVMNRFGEGEEEAMLL; this comes from the coding sequence ATGAAGAAGAATAAGCTGGCTCTGTTCTCCATCCCCTATGTAATTTGGATGGCTCTGTTTGTGGTGGCCCCCATCATCATGGTGGTCATCTACGCCTTTACCGCCGCGCCCCCGGACGGCGGCTTTACTCTGGCTAACTTCTCCCGCATGGGCGACTACGCCGTGGTGTTTGCCCGCTCCTTCCAGCTGGCCATCATCGCCACCTTGATCTGTGTGCTCATCGGCTATCCGGTGGCCTACTTTATGGCCAAGGAGGGTCCCGGCTTCCAGCGCACCGCCATGATGATCATCATGCTGCCCATGTGGATGAATTTCCTTCTGCGCACCTACTCCTGGCTGGCCATTTTGGAGAAGAACGGTTTCCTCAACCAGTTTTTCTCCGCCATCGGCCTATTCAATCTCATCAACAACATCTTCGGCACCGATATCACCTACTTTAAGATGATCGGCACCTCGGGCGCTGTGGTGCTGGGCATGGTATATAACTACCTGCCCTTTATGATCCTGCCCATCTACTCTGTCATCATCAAGCTGGACCACTCCCTGCTGGAGGCCGCCCGGGATCTGGGCGCCAGTTCCACCGTGGTGTTCCGCCGGGTCATCTTCCCCCTGTCTCTGCCCGGCATTCTGTCCGGTGTCACTATGGTCTTTGTCCCGTCGGTTTCTACCTTCGCCATCTCCCGTTTGATGGGCGGCGGCACGCAGATGATGCTGGGCGATCTCATTGAGCTGCAATTCCTGGGCGGTGCGTATAATCCCTATCTGGGCAGTGCCATCGCTCTGGTGATGATGGTCATCGTCATCATCTGCATGTATGTGATGAACCGCTTCGGCGAGGGAGAAGAGGAGGCGATGCTGCTGTGA
- a CDS encoding ABC transporter permease subunit, which yields MSQQYKTAAGVLAPHRKTLGRRILNNWQLYLLLLVPVVLTIIYKYVPMYGIQIAFRDFKASRGYTGSEWVGLYWFERFFSSPTCVRMIKNTVLISLYSLLWTFPIPIILSLIINQLRFRRYKRLVQTVLYAPHFISIMVVCGMLRIFLSPSGGLINLIFGTSIDFLTESSAFRTIYIASGIWQDAGWGCIIYLATLANVDPGLYEAAKIDGASVFQRIKNIDLPELLPMAILNLIMAAGGLMNVGFEKVWLLQTDLNKATSDVIAVYVYQQGIENAKYSYSTAVGLFNTAVNIILLLIVNKIASKASDVEFV from the coding sequence GTGAGTCAACAATATAAAACCGCGGCAGGGGTTCTTGCCCCACACAGAAAAACCCTGGGCCGCCGGATTCTGAACAACTGGCAGCTCTACCTGCTCTTATTGGTTCCGGTAGTGCTGACCATCATCTACAAGTATGTTCCCATGTACGGCATTCAAATTGCCTTCCGCGATTTTAAAGCCAGCCGGGGATATACGGGCAGCGAGTGGGTGGGACTTTATTGGTTTGAACGCTTCTTCAGTTCGCCCACCTGTGTCCGCATGATCAAAAATACCGTCCTCATCAGCCTGTACAGCCTGCTGTGGACCTTCCCCATCCCCATTATCCTGTCCCTGATCATCAATCAGCTCCGCTTCCGGCGGTATAAGCGGCTGGTCCAGACAGTACTGTATGCCCCCCATTTTATTTCCATCATGGTGGTCTGCGGTATGCTGCGCATCTTCCTGAGCCCCTCGGGCGGCCTTATTAACCTGATCTTCGGCACCAGCATCGACTTTCTCACCGAGTCCTCCGCCTTCCGCACCATCTACATCGCTTCGGGCATCTGGCAGGACGCCGGCTGGGGCTGCATCATCTATCTGGCCACCCTGGCCAATGTGGATCCCGGCCTCTACGAGGCGGCTAAAATCGATGGCGCTTCCGTGTTCCAGCGCATTAAAAATATCGATCTGCCCGAGCTGCTGCCCATGGCTATTTTGAACCTCATCATGGCTGCCGGCGGACTGATGAACGTGGGCTTTGAAAAGGTATGGCTCCTCCAGACTGACCTCAACAAGGCCACCAGCGATGTCATTGCTGTATATGTCTATCAACAAGGCATTGAAAACGCCAAGTACAGCTACTCCACAGCCGTGGGCCTGTTCAACACGGCGGTCAACATCATTTTGCTGCTTATCGTCAATAAGATCGCGTCCAAGGCCTCGGACGTGGAATTTGTGTAA
- a CDS encoding RluA family pseudouridine synthase: protein MKEFTIAKNDAGQRLDRWLAKTLPLLPAPLAQKYIRLKRVKVNGKGSKRDVRLQVGDVLQLYINDEFFDRPTPENAFLSLYQPKLNILYEDEHILLLDKRPGLVVHPDETERVNTLLTHIQAYLYQKKEWSPYKENSFAPALCNRIDRNTGGIVIAAKTAEALRVMNQKIKDRELSKFYLCAVLGRMEPREGKLEGFIWKDEVKKQVYVRSRPQPGAKTAITLYKTLAVQNGLSLVECDLITGRTHQIRAQFAAAGHPLLGDGKYGSERENRKYGRHGQALYSYRLEFRFTTDAGPLEHLNGRSFQVEDVDFLADYFPGFHLSGQEA from the coding sequence ATGAAAGAATTCACCATTGCAAAAAATGACGCGGGGCAGCGGCTGGACCGCTGGCTGGCCAAGACCCTTCCCCTACTCCCCGCACCTCTGGCGCAAAAGTATATCCGCCTGAAGCGGGTCAAGGTCAACGGCAAGGGTTCCAAGCGGGATGTGCGCCTGCAGGTGGGAGACGTGTTACAGCTCTATATCAACGATGAGTTCTTTGACCGCCCCACCCCGGAAAACGCCTTTCTCTCCCTCTATCAGCCCAAGCTGAATATTTTATATGAAGATGAGCACATCCTTCTCTTGGACAAGCGGCCCGGTCTGGTGGTCCACCCTGACGAGACGGAACGGGTCAACACGCTGCTCACCCACATCCAGGCCTACCTCTACCAGAAGAAGGAGTGGTCCCCCTATAAGGAAAACTCCTTCGCCCCCGCTCTGTGCAACCGCATCGACCGCAACACTGGCGGTATCGTCATCGCCGCCAAGACTGCCGAGGCCCTGCGGGTGATGAATCAAAAGATTAAGGACCGGGAGCTGAGTAAGTTCTACCTGTGTGCCGTCCTGGGCCGTATGGAGCCCCGGGAGGGCAAGCTGGAGGGATTCATCTGGAAGGACGAGGTAAAAAAGCAGGTCTACGTCCGCAGCCGTCCCCAGCCCGGAGCCAAAACCGCCATTACCTTATATAAGACTCTGGCGGTGCAGAACGGACTTTCCCTGGTGGAGTGCGACTTGATCACCGGGCGCACCCATCAGATCCGCGCCCAGTTTGCCGCCGCCGGCCACCCCCTGCTGGGCGACGGTAAGTACGGCAGCGAGCGGGAAAACCGGAAATACGGCCGCCACGGCCAGGCTCTGTACTCCTACCGCCTGGAGTTCCGCTTTACCACCGACGCCGGACCGCTGGAGCACCTCAACGGCCGCAGCTTCCAGGTGGAGGATGTGGATTTCTTGGCGGACTACTTCCCCGGCTTTCACCTCTCCGGTCAGGAGGCGTAA